The following proteins are co-located in the Pedobacter sp. FW305-3-2-15-E-R2A2 genome:
- a CDS encoding metallophosphoesterase, whose product MKRKINLLPFAIITAFVFLLNWYVLSGIQTLTLSSWLSPIFWGFIIFITAALAYSIQRMRDNGMDIFFKITTHTFLVLLASELVFIIVLFLGDGYRLITGGARNVYWVEFGLLLFGITVLIFLYGIIKGKYAYRVIKHTLYFEDLPENFDGFRITQISDVHAGSFKNAKAVQKGIDLIKAQNSDLFVFTGDLVNNKAEEILPWMGHFSQVKAPYGQFSILGNHDYGDYVKWESEPVKQANLQDLKRHHGEMGYRLLLDEHVELEKDGQKIILAGVENWGIGFGERGDLKKALQAADPQSFKVLLSHDPTHWDAEVKKWPSKIHLTLSGHTHGMQFGMEAFGIKWSPVKYRYAHWAGITSENGRYLNINRGFGFLGFSGRVGIWPEITVIELKKGR is encoded by the coding sequence ATGAAGAGAAAAATCAATCTTTTACCCTTTGCAATTATCACTGCATTCGTCTTTTTGTTAAACTGGTATGTGCTCTCCGGAATCCAGACTTTAACCCTCAGCAGCTGGCTCAGCCCTATTTTCTGGGGCTTTATCATTTTCATTACCGCGGCACTCGCTTATTCCATTCAAAGGATGCGGGACAATGGAATGGATATATTCTTTAAAATCACCACCCATACCTTTTTGGTTTTACTCGCCAGTGAACTCGTTTTTATCATTGTATTATTCCTTGGCGACGGCTATCGCCTGATTACCGGAGGGGCAAGAAATGTCTACTGGGTGGAGTTTGGCCTGCTGCTCTTTGGGATCACGGTGCTCATTTTCCTGTATGGCATTATCAAAGGAAAATATGCTTACCGGGTGATCAAACATACTTTATACTTCGAGGATCTGCCGGAAAATTTTGATGGCTTCCGCATTACGCAGATCTCAGACGTACATGCAGGCAGCTTTAAGAATGCCAAAGCAGTGCAAAAAGGGATTGATCTGATTAAAGCACAAAATTCAGATTTGTTTGTGTTTACGGGAGACCTGGTCAATAATAAAGCGGAAGAAATTCTGCCCTGGATGGGACATTTTTCGCAGGTAAAAGCGCCTTATGGTCAGTTTTCCATCCTTGGGAACCACGATTACGGAGATTATGTGAAATGGGAAAGCGAACCTGTTAAACAAGCCAACCTGCAGGATTTAAAAAGACACCATGGAGAAATGGGCTACCGTCTCTTGTTAGATGAACATGTGGAACTCGAAAAAGATGGCCAAAAGATCATTCTTGCAGGGGTTGAAAACTGGGGGATTGGGTTTGGTGAACGCGGAGACCTTAAAAAGGCACTTCAGGCTGCTGATCCACAAAGCTTTAAAGTATTGCTTTCCCACGATCCGACACACTGGGATGCGGAAGTTAAAAAATGGCCTTCAAAAATCCACCTGACCTTATCGGGGCACACGCATGGCATGCAGTTCGGAATGGAAGCATTTGGGATCAAATGGAGCCCTGTTAAATACAGGTATGCGCATTGGGCTGGTATTACCTCAGAAAATGGCAGATATCTGAACATCAACAGAGGTTTCGGCTTTCTTGGCTTCTCCGGAAGGGTTGGCATCTGGCCGGAGATTACCGTCATTGAATTAAAGAAAGGGAGATAA
- a CDS encoding nitrite reductase, with amino-acid sequence MQSFRTELENPVVEKDIIDLEKKIRDFREGKIHEEKFRSLRLARGVYGQRQPGVQMVRIKLPFGKVTFKQLLRIADVSDEYGSGNLHLTTRQDIQIHYVSLDRTPQLWQELERDDVTIREACGNTVRNVTSSPDSGINPNELFDVSPYAHAFFTYFLRNPICQEMGRKIKFSFSSDEKDTAYSYIHDLGFIPKINEKGERGFKVMLGGGLGAQPFLASFVHDFLPEDQIIPYAESVLRVFDRYGERTNRNKARLKYLVQKLGLEELLRLIDEERIANKSKSYPIDRDAVPLPEPPALLEYPHLEVIDTLDYQHWRATNVVEQKQKGFYGVYVKVPVGDIKTDRARKLVEGISPYVADEIRITQNQGLLLKFVREGALPSLYLALKALDFATPGFDSIGDVTTCPGTDTCNLGISNSMSLSVALEEVIYEEFPELIYDKEIKIKISGCMNSCGQHGLAHIGFHGSSVKANGKVVPAVQVMLGGGTVGDGIGRVAERVIKAPSKRATSVLRTILNDYAGNGAASESFHHYYDRQGKDYFYQLLKPLADLTNLKDEEYVDWGHEEIFNTAIGVGECAGVVIDLVATLLLEAGEKLDWARASYAAGAWSDAIYHTYAVFVNSAKAMLLDKGVSSSTQIGVIREFDTNYVETGEIKLKGTFNELVLQINKNEPSEEFAAAYLNEVENFYKQLTAKREEKI; translated from the coding sequence ATGCAAAGTTTTAGAACAGAGTTAGAAAATCCTGTCGTAGAAAAGGATATCATTGATCTGGAGAAAAAGATCAGGGACTTCCGCGAAGGGAAAATCCATGAGGAGAAATTTAGAAGCCTGCGTTTAGCCCGCGGTGTTTACGGACAAAGACAGCCCGGTGTGCAAATGGTGCGCATTAAACTGCCCTTTGGAAAAGTAACCTTCAAACAACTCTTACGCATTGCCGATGTTTCTGATGAGTATGGAAGTGGAAATTTACACTTAACCACCAGACAGGACATTCAGATTCACTATGTGAGCCTGGACAGGACGCCTCAACTATGGCAGGAGCTGGAACGTGATGATGTAACGATTCGTGAAGCTTGCGGAAATACGGTCAGAAATGTAACCTCTTCACCGGATTCGGGAATTAACCCGAACGAGTTGTTCGATGTTTCTCCTTATGCACATGCTTTCTTTACTTACTTTCTGAGAAATCCGATTTGCCAGGAGATGGGTAGGAAGATCAAGTTTTCTTTCTCTTCTGATGAAAAAGATACGGCATACAGCTACATTCACGATCTTGGTTTTATTCCTAAAATAAACGAAAAAGGAGAACGCGGTTTTAAAGTGATGTTGGGCGGCGGACTGGGTGCACAACCTTTCCTGGCTAGCTTTGTACATGATTTCCTTCCGGAAGATCAGATCATTCCTTACGCAGAATCTGTATTGAGGGTGTTTGACCGTTATGGAGAACGTACCAACCGCAATAAAGCGCGTCTTAAATATTTGGTTCAGAAACTTGGTCTGGAAGAACTATTGCGTTTAATCGACGAAGAAAGAATTGCCAATAAATCCAAGTCTTATCCGATCGACAGAGATGCGGTTCCTTTGCCGGAGCCTCCGGCTTTGCTGGAATATCCTCATTTGGAAGTGATCGATACCCTGGATTACCAACACTGGCGTGCGACGAACGTGGTGGAGCAGAAGCAAAAAGGCTTTTACGGCGTATACGTTAAAGTTCCGGTAGGAGACATCAAAACGGACCGTGCCCGTAAGCTGGTGGAAGGAATCTCTCCTTATGTTGCCGATGAAATCCGCATCACTCAGAACCAGGGTTTATTATTAAAATTTGTTAGAGAAGGTGCTTTGCCTTCCTTATATTTAGCACTGAAAGCATTGGATTTTGCAACTCCGGGATTTGACAGCATCGGCGATGTGACCACCTGCCCGGGAACAGATACCTGTAACCTTGGAATTTCCAATAGCATGTCGTTATCTGTTGCACTGGAAGAAGTGATCTATGAAGAATTCCCGGAATTGATTTACGATAAAGAAATCAAGATTAAAATCAGTGGATGTATGAACTCCTGTGGTCAGCATGGTCTGGCGCATATCGGATTTCATGGCAGCTCGGTAAAAGCCAACGGAAAAGTAGTCCCTGCTGTACAGGTAATGCTTGGAGGCGGTACCGTAGGTGATGGGATTGGAAGAGTCGCAGAGCGGGTAATTAAAGCACCTTCAAAGCGTGCAACGTCAGTGTTGAGGACCATTCTAAATGATTACGCCGGCAATGGAGCAGCAAGCGAAAGCTTCCACCATTATTACGACAGACAAGGGAAGGATTATTTCTATCAGCTGCTAAAACCACTGGCAGACCTGACCAACCTGAAGGATGAAGAATATGTAGACTGGGGACATGAAGAAATCTTTAATACCGCCATCGGAGTAGGAGAATGTGCCGGAGTGGTGATTGATCTTGTGGCGACCTTATTATTAGAGGCAGGTGAAAAGCTGGACTGGGCTAGAGCTTCTTATGCAGCTGGTGCATGGTCTGATGCGATTTACCATACCTATGCCGTCTTTGTAAACAGTGCTAAGGCGATGTTACTGGACAAAGGGGTAAGCAGCAGCACACAGATTGGCGTTATCCGTGAATTTGACACCAACTACGTGGAAACAGGAGAGATTAAACTGAAAGGTACCTTTAATGAGCTTGTCCTGCAGATCAACAAGAATGAGCCTTCAGAAGAATTTGCTGCGGCCTATTTAAATGAAGTAGAGAATTTTTATAAACAGCTTACCGCAAAAAGAGAGGAGAAAATCTAA
- the cobA gene encoding uroporphyrinogen-III C-methyltransferase, with protein MITQHIKPKEPRITLVGAGPGDPELITMRGANALKSADVVLYDALVNEGILDYASPDAIKVYVGKRSGEHSYAQDAINKLMVDYAINYGHVVRLKGGDPFVFGRGYEELDFAAGYSIPVTVVPGLSSSISVPGLQQIPVTHRGLSESFWVVTGTTTSGKISNDLYEAARSKATVVVLMGLGKLKEIVKLFQNEGKGLLPVAAIQSGSTENEKLAIGIVDTIVEVVEERGIEAPALLVFGEVVSLHPSFQPIREFFNALKEEQ; from the coding sequence ATGATCACTCAACATATAAAACCTAAAGAACCCAGGATTACCCTGGTCGGTGCCGGACCTGGTGATCCTGAATTGATCACGATGAGGGGTGCCAATGCCTTGAAATCAGCAGATGTCGTATTGTACGATGCCTTAGTGAATGAAGGTATATTGGACTACGCAAGCCCGGATGCGATCAAGGTCTATGTAGGTAAACGCTCCGGAGAACATTCTTATGCTCAGGATGCGATCAATAAACTGATGGTAGATTATGCCATCAATTACGGGCATGTAGTGCGCTTAAAAGGTGGTGATCCTTTTGTCTTTGGCAGGGGATATGAAGAACTGGATTTCGCGGCAGGTTACAGCATTCCTGTAACCGTTGTTCCGGGCTTATCGAGTTCGATCTCTGTACCTGGTTTACAACAAATTCCGGTAACACATAGAGGATTAAGTGAAAGCTTTTGGGTCGTAACCGGCACCACGACCTCAGGAAAGATTTCTAATGATCTTTATGAAGCGGCCAGATCTAAAGCAACCGTAGTGGTGCTGATGGGCTTAGGTAAGCTGAAAGAGATTGTGAAGCTTTTCCAAAACGAAGGAAAAGGTCTGCTTCCTGTAGCTGCGATTCAAAGCGGGTCGACAGAGAACGAGAAACTGGCCATTGGCATCGTTGATACCATTGTGGAAGTAGTGGAAGAAAGAGGAATTGAAGCACCTGCATTACTGGTCTTTGGAGAAGTAGTATCCCTGCATCCTTCTTTCCAGCCGATCAGGGAATTTTTCAACGCGCTAAAAGAGGAACAATAA
- a CDS encoding TSUP family transporter produces the protein MEGNQLFPVFIKLNTIHTLLIGAGPVGLEKLSAILTNSPQARVTVIALDILPELQELAKGYEKVKLIQRAFDPADLDDADLVVAATNNDALNQQIRKEADERNLLVNFADKPELCNFYLGSIVKKGDLKIAISTNGKSPTIAKRLKEVLNDNLPEELNDTLQQMQALRNTLNGNFSSKVKKLNEVTAILVKQKSEDKVKKNFKWLIWTSIVFSFVIVITAFWHKEPEFQAYISQLNPMFYWFLIGGFIFAMIDGAIGMSYGVTSTSFSLAMGVPPASASMGVHLSEILSNGIAGWMHYRFGNVNWKLFRILLIPGIIGAVTGAYLLSSLEHYSHYTKPLVSLYTLILGGVILSKAFKVNRKHKDPKGKIKKISLLGLFGGFIDAVGGGGWGSIVLSSLIAGGRNPRFSLGTVKITRFFIALMSSLTFITMLNGAHWEAVAGLVIGSALASPIAARVSNKISVKTIMVSVGVLVVLVSLRSIVNFILKLV, from the coding sequence ATGGAAGGCAACCAATTATTTCCTGTCTTCATCAAGTTGAATACGATACATACGTTGCTGATTGGTGCAGGACCGGTGGGACTGGAGAAATTGTCGGCCATATTAACGAATAGTCCGCAAGCCAGGGTTACGGTGATTGCATTGGATATTTTACCCGAATTGCAGGAGCTGGCCAAAGGTTATGAAAAAGTAAAGCTGATCCAAAGAGCGTTTGACCCGGCAGATCTGGATGATGCGGATCTGGTGGTTGCAGCAACAAATAATGATGCCCTCAACCAGCAAATCAGGAAGGAAGCTGATGAGCGTAACCTGTTGGTGAACTTTGCGGATAAGCCTGAGCTTTGTAATTTTTACCTGGGTTCCATCGTAAAAAAAGGAGACCTGAAAATTGCGATCTCCACCAATGGGAAATCGCCGACGATAGCAAAGCGATTAAAAGAGGTGCTGAATGATAATTTGCCGGAAGAACTGAACGATACGCTGCAGCAAATGCAGGCATTGAGAAATACATTGAACGGGAACTTTAGCTCGAAAGTTAAAAAGCTGAATGAGGTGACTGCCATTCTGGTAAAACAGAAAAGCGAAGATAAAGTAAAGAAGAACTTCAAATGGCTGATCTGGACTTCGATTGTTTTTTCTTTTGTGATTGTCATCACTGCTTTCTGGCATAAAGAACCGGAATTTCAGGCCTATATATCGCAGCTGAACCCTATGTTTTATTGGTTCCTGATCGGTGGTTTTATCTTTGCAATGATTGATGGTGCCATTGGAATGTCGTACGGGGTGACCTCTACTTCCTTCTCTCTGGCCATGGGTGTGCCACCTGCCTCGGCCAGTATGGGGGTACATTTATCAGAAATATTAAGTAACGGAATCGCCGGATGGATGCATTACCGTTTTGGAAATGTGAATTGGAAGCTATTCCGCATCTTGTTGATTCCCGGAATCATTGGGGCAGTGACAGGTGCTTATTTACTGTCTTCCCTGGAGCATTACAGCCATTATACCAAACCATTGGTTTCCTTGTATACGCTGATTTTAGGAGGGGTAATTCTTTCCAAAGCGTTTAAGGTAAACCGCAAACATAAAGACCCGAAGGGTAAAATTAAAAAGATCTCTTTATTGGGATTGTTTGGTGGATTTATTGATGCTGTTGGTGGCGGCGGATGGGGATCCATCGTTTTGTCGAGCTTAATTGCAGGCGGAAGAAACCCAAGGTTCTCCCTGGGAACGGTAAAGATTACCCGTTTCTTCATCGCCCTGATGAGCTCGCTGACCTTTATCACGATGTTAAACGGAGCCCATTGGGAAGCGGTTGCAGGTTTGGTGATCGGAAGTGCTTTGGCATCGCCGATTGCGGCAAGGGTTTCCAATAAGATTTCCGTGAAGACGATCATGGTGTCGGTGGGGGTACTGGTGGTTTTAGTCAGCCTTCGCAGCATCGTCAATTTTATCCTTAAACTCGTATAG
- a CDS encoding phosphoadenylyl-sulfate reductase produces MKVDLAEIAAQIKDKDPVEALRYFAVTYPGKIVFSTSFGWEDQVITHMIFSNDIPIEVFTLETGRLFPETYYVWNRTLENYKKPILAYHPQAEALQEMVNAKGPSSFYESVENRKECCHIRKLEPLKRALTGKDCWVTGIRSEQSLNRHDMANIEWDAQNELLKFHPIFFWSLDEIKAYIKKHNIVYNTLHDKGFPSIGCAPCTRAVREGEDFRAGRWWWEDQSKKECGLHATS; encoded by the coding sequence ATGAAAGTAGATTTAGCAGAAATAGCAGCACAAATAAAAGATAAAGATCCTGTGGAAGCGCTGAGGTATTTTGCCGTCACTTACCCTGGAAAAATTGTTTTCTCTACGAGTTTCGGATGGGAAGATCAGGTGATCACACACATGATCTTTTCCAATGATATTCCAATCGAAGTGTTTACCCTGGAAACAGGCAGGCTCTTTCCCGAAACTTATTACGTGTGGAACCGTACATTGGAGAATTATAAAAAGCCGATCCTGGCCTACCATCCTCAGGCAGAAGCCTTGCAGGAAATGGTCAATGCCAAAGGACCAAGCAGCTTTTACGAAAGTGTAGAAAATAGAAAGGAGTGTTGCCATATCCGTAAATTGGAGCCTTTAAAACGGGCACTTACCGGTAAAGATTGCTGGGTTACCGGAATCCGTTCCGAGCAGTCGTTAAACAGACATGATATGGCCAATATAGAATGGGATGCACAAAATGAGTTGTTAAAGTTCCATCCCATCTTCTTCTGGTCGCTGGACGAAATAAAAGCGTACATTAAAAAACACAATATCGTATACAACACCCTGCACGATAAAGGATTTCCGAGTATCGGATGTGCCCCTTGTACGAGAGCCGTACGGGAAGGGGAAGACTTTAGAGCCGGACGCTGGTGGTGGGAAGATCAATCAAAGAAAGAATGTGGTTTACATGCCACTTCGTAA
- the cysD gene encoding sulfate adenylyltransferase subunit CysD, translating into MSKYNLDYLDELEAEAIHILREVAGQFEKPALLFSGGKDSITLVRLAEKAFRPGKFPFPLVHIDTGHNFEETIAYRDKMVARLGEKLIVGHVQESIDQGKVVEQTGKNASRNALQTVTLLDTIAKHGFDACIGGARRDEEKARAKERIFSVRDEFGQWDPKRQRPELWNIYNGKIHKGENVRVFPISNWTELDVWNYVKRENIDLPSIYFAHYRDCITRNGQLMAASPFLNMDEEDVVENKKVRFRTVGDMSCTAAVESEADEIGDIIAEISASKISERGARMDDKVSEAAMEDRKKGGYF; encoded by the coding sequence ATGAGTAAGTATAATTTAGATTATTTAGACGAACTGGAGGCCGAGGCGATTCACATCTTACGTGAAGTAGCAGGGCAATTTGAAAAACCAGCATTGTTATTCTCCGGAGGTAAAGATTCGATCACCCTGGTGAGGCTTGCTGAAAAAGCATTCCGTCCGGGAAAGTTTCCTTTTCCATTAGTGCATATCGATACCGGACATAACTTTGAAGAAACCATCGCTTACCGCGATAAAATGGTGGCGCGACTGGGAGAGAAACTGATTGTTGGCCATGTTCAGGAATCTATTGACCAGGGGAAAGTTGTAGAACAAACCGGAAAAAATGCCAGTAGAAATGCATTGCAAACAGTAACCCTTCTTGATACCATTGCCAAACATGGCTTTGATGCCTGCATTGGTGGTGCAAGGAGAGACGAAGAAAAAGCAAGAGCCAAAGAAAGAATTTTCTCGGTAAGGGATGAATTCGGACAATGGGATCCTAAGCGTCAGCGTCCGGAGCTGTGGAACATCTATAACGGGAAGATCCATAAAGGAGAAAACGTAAGGGTATTCCCGATCAGCAACTGGACAGAACTGGATGTATGGAACTATGTGAAGAGAGAAAATATCGACCTTCCTTCTATCTATTTTGCCCATTACAGGGATTGTATCACCAGAAACGGACAACTCATGGCAGCCTCCCCATTCCTGAATATGGATGAAGAAGATGTTGTCGAAAATAAGAAAGTTCGTTTCCGTACGGTAGGAGATATGAGCTGTACTGCAGCGGTAGAATCTGAAGCAGACGAAATAGGGGATATCATTGCCGAGATCAGTGCATCAAAAATTAGTGAACGTGGAGCCCGCATGGACGATAAAGTATCCGAAGCTGCTATGGAAGACCGCAAAAAAGGAGGGTATTTTTAA
- a CDS encoding GTP-binding protein, which produces MNLLKFFTAGSVDDGKSTLIGRLLYDTDSILADQLEALQQSNRKNDDGTIDLAILTDGLRAEREQGITIDVAYKYFQTDKRKFIIADTPGHIQYTRNMVTGASTAKLAIILIDARNGVVEQTIRHSYLVSLLGIEHVVVALNKMDMVDYSETVFNAITEKYKTLAAELQLKEVTFIPVSALKGDNIVHESKHMEWYQGRSLLHFLETVDVEDKQSYNLARMPVQWVVRPQTDELHDYRGYAGRVLSGSFKVNDKVTVLPSGSSSVIERIEIFDQRPEEVHAGQSVTLHLKDNVDISRGDVLVNANHLPQNSKLIEADVCWMDTRPLDESITYLLQHNSKVTKAKINEIVYKVDINTLEKQSAVDFKLNDIGRVVIKTADELAFDLYTDNKANGAAILIDSRTNLTVAALMFRAVAD; this is translated from the coding sequence ATGAATTTATTGAAATTTTTTACCGCAGGAAGTGTGGACGACGGAAAGAGCACACTTATCGGAAGACTGCTTTACGATACAGATTCTATTTTAGCCGATCAGCTGGAAGCTTTACAGCAATCCAACCGTAAGAATGACGACGGGACAATTGACCTTGCCATTCTAACAGATGGGTTAAGGGCGGAAAGAGAACAGGGGATTACCATTGATGTGGCCTACAAATATTTCCAGACTGACAAACGTAAGTTTATCATTGCAGATACCCCAGGTCATATTCAGTATACCCGAAACATGGTTACAGGTGCTTCTACCGCCAAACTGGCCATCATCTTAATTGATGCCAGAAACGGGGTTGTTGAGCAAACCATCAGACATTCCTATCTTGTTTCTTTACTTGGTATTGAACATGTGGTCGTGGCCCTGAATAAAATGGACATGGTAGATTACAGTGAAACGGTATTCAATGCCATCACTGAAAAATATAAAACGCTGGCAGCTGAGCTTCAGCTTAAGGAAGTTACCTTTATTCCGGTTAGTGCCTTAAAAGGAGACAATATCGTTCATGAGTCCAAGCATATGGAGTGGTATCAGGGACGTAGTTTATTGCACTTTCTGGAAACTGTAGATGTAGAAGATAAGCAAAGCTACAACCTGGCCAGAATGCCTGTTCAGTGGGTTGTAAGGCCACAAACTGATGAGCTTCACGATTACAGAGGGTATGCCGGAAGAGTGCTGAGCGGTTCTTTTAAAGTAAATGATAAGGTAACGGTATTGCCATCAGGAAGCAGTTCTGTCATTGAGCGAATTGAAATCTTTGACCAGCGACCGGAAGAGGTTCATGCCGGGCAATCGGTTACGCTTCATTTGAAAGATAATGTGGACATCAGCAGGGGCGATGTATTGGTAAATGCAAATCATTTGCCTCAGAACTCAAAGCTCATCGAAGCAGATGTTTGCTGGATGGATACACGTCCTTTGGATGAAAGCATTACTTACCTGTTGCAACACAATAGCAAGGTGACTAAGGCGAAGATCAACGAGATCGTTTATAAGGTTGATATCAATACTTTGGAAAAACAAAGTGCAGTTGATTTTAAGCTTAATGACATTGGCAGGGTGGTGATTAAGACTGCTGATGAACTTGCTTTTGATCTTTATACCGATAATAAGGCGAATGGTGCTGCGATTTTGATTGACAGCAGAACGAATTTGACAGTAGCGGCGCTGATGTTCAGGGCAGTAGCTGATTAG
- a CDS encoding DJ-1/PfpI family protein, with the protein MTSIIFSTLATQAQQPKNQLSELKKEKKKINVAFLIYDQVEAMDLNGPIDVFTKANALDPSYHLYTVSASSKKLVPSEGSTIMMQATYAFENAPQADILVVPGAAPEVIKSTCDHQPELLKWINNQNKNTKLTMSVCTGSLLLSQAGVLDGKRATTHYLALDLLKQNKKIEIIEKVRFTEDGKLLTTAGITSGLDGSLHVVELINGKEIADQIGKIMVYNRNGDLSFME; encoded by the coding sequence ATGACTTCAATTATCTTCAGCACGCTGGCCACCCAGGCACAGCAACCAAAAAATCAGTTGTCCGAACTAAAAAAAGAAAAAAAGAAAATCAATGTTGCCTTTCTCATCTACGACCAGGTAGAAGCAATGGACTTGAATGGCCCGATAGATGTCTTTACAAAAGCAAATGCATTGGACCCAAGCTACCACCTATATACCGTCTCCGCATCCAGTAAAAAACTTGTCCCTTCAGAAGGAAGTACCATAATGATGCAGGCTACTTACGCTTTTGAAAATGCACCCCAGGCGGATATCCTGGTCGTTCCAGGCGCCGCACCAGAAGTAATAAAAAGCACCTGCGACCATCAACCTGAACTCTTGAAATGGATCAATAACCAAAATAAAAACACAAAGCTAACGATGTCCGTATGCACCGGATCTTTACTGTTATCACAAGCAGGAGTGCTGGATGGCAAGAGAGCCACCACCCATTACCTCGCCCTGGATCTGCTCAAACAGAACAAAAAAATAGAAATCATTGAAAAGGTTCGTTTCACCGAAGATGGAAAATTGCTAACCACCGCAGGAATCACCTCAGGACTAGATGGCTCCCTCCATGTAGTAGAACTGATCAACGGAAAAGAAATAGCAGATCAAATCGGAAAAATTATGGTCTACAACAGGAATGGCGATCTGTCTTTCATGGAGTAA
- a CDS encoding helix-turn-helix domain-containing protein, with the protein MEKRLVVIVAMPDALTLDIIGPADVFTGANHFYPSEILKKIDVEYEVLTVSATEDLDVSTRSGIVIRTKSSIYTIDKKIDTLLIAGFPSHREWKRFPKLVEWIKAKAPEIRRVGSVCIGAFVLAEAGLLKNKGATTHWMNCQELHSSYENIRVNPDPIFVKDGNIYTSAGASAGIDLALAMVEEDHGPELALTIARYLVLYLRRPGNQSQFSNLLSQQLSSKKPIRDLQLWIAEHLQENLNVDRLSGRLAMSPRNFARVFHIETGFTPARYIEKLRVESGRRFLEETKFSLDEIAEKCGFGSSDTMRKAFLRHLDTSPSYYRNLFGSS; encoded by the coding sequence ATGGAGAAGCGGTTAGTTGTTATTGTTGCCATGCCTGATGCCCTAACACTTGACATTATAGGCCCTGCCGATGTATTTACGGGTGCAAATCATTTTTACCCTTCAGAAATACTTAAAAAAATTGATGTGGAGTATGAGGTGCTTACGGTATCGGCTACGGAGGATCTTGATGTCAGTACCAGAAGCGGCATTGTGATCAGAACCAAGAGCAGCATTTATACGATCGACAAAAAAATCGACACTTTACTCATCGCCGGATTCCCCAGTCATAGGGAATGGAAAAGGTTCCCAAAACTGGTGGAATGGATAAAGGCTAAAGCACCTGAGATTCGAAGAGTAGGCTCCGTATGTATTGGCGCCTTTGTTTTAGCAGAAGCAGGTTTGTTAAAAAATAAAGGGGCAACAACACATTGGATGAACTGTCAGGAGTTACACAGTTCATATGAGAATATCCGCGTTAATCCTGATCCGATTTTTGTTAAAGACGGTAACATTTATACTTCAGCGGGAGCTTCCGCAGGGATTGACCTCGCACTGGCAATGGTAGAAGAGGATCATGGTCCGGAGTTGGCTTTAACCATTGCCCGATACTTAGTCTTATACCTCCGCAGACCGGGCAACCAATCTCAGTTCAGTAACCTGCTCAGTCAGCAACTCTCGAGTAAAAAACCAATCCGGGACCTGCAATTATGGATCGCCGAACACTTGCAGGAAAACCTGAACGTAGACCGCTTATCTGGTCGCCTGGCAATGAGCCCAAGGAATTTTGCCAGAGTATTCCATATAGAAACAGGATTCACTCCAGCCCGATATATCGAAAAGCTACGCGTAGAATCTGGACGCAGATTTCTGGAAGAGACCAAATTCTCCCTTGATGAGATCGCTGAAAAATGTGGCTTCGGTAGTTCAGACACCATGAGAAAAGCATTTCTACGTCACCTGGATACCAGCCCTTCCTATTACCGAAACCTGTTTGGCTCCTCCTAA